In Methanothermobacter sp. K4, one genomic interval encodes:
- a CDS encoding helix-turn-helix domain-containing protein — MKEKSKEIGSRVRELRELSEVTEDEMASYLNIDVETYRRYETGEEDIPASILFEIAHKLGVDMGLLLTGEETRMHIFTVTRKGKGVEVERRKQYRYENLAEKFIHKKAEPFIVTVEPRDGKPKTNSHPGQEFNYVLEGRIRFYIHDNEIILNEGDSIFFDSSYEHAMEALDGKRARFLAIIM, encoded by the coding sequence ATGAAAGAGAAAAGTAAGGAGATTGGTTCCCGTGTAAGGGAACTGAGGGAACTTTCAGAAGTCACGGAAGATGAAATGGCCAGTTACCTGAACATTGATGTGGAGACCTACCGCCGCTATGAGACCGGAGAGGAGGACATCCCGGCAAGTATACTCTTTGAGATAGCCCACAAGCTGGGCGTTGACATGGGACTTCTGCTCACAGGTGAGGAGACAAGGATGCACATCTTCACCGTCACCCGTAAGGGTAAGGGGGTGGAGGTTGAGAGGAGGAAACAGTACCGCTACGAGAACCTGGCAGAGAAGTTCATTCACAAAAAGGCCGAACCATTCATAGTTACAGTGGAGCCCCGTGACGGAAAACCGAAGACCAACAGCCACCCTGGACAGGAATTCAACTACGTCCTGGAGGGGCGCATAAGGTTTTACATACATGACAATGAGATAATACTGAATGAGGGGGACTCAATATTCTTTGACTCATCATATGAACATGCCATGGAGGCCCTGGACGGTAAAAGGGCCAGATTCCTTGCAATAATAATGTAG
- the vorB gene encoding 3-methyl-2-oxobutanoate dehydrogenase subunit VorB, protein MATQMVKGNTAVIIGAMYAGCDCYFGYPITPASEILHEASRYFPMVGRKVVQAESEEAAINMVYGAAAAGHRVMTASSGPGMSLKQEGISFLAGAELPAVIVDVMRAGPGLGNIGPEQADYNQLVKGGGHGNYRNIVLAPNSVQEMCDLTMEAFELADKYRNPVIVLADAVLGQMAEPLRFPERAVEHRPDTSWAVCGSRETMKNLVTSIFLDFDELEEFNFYLQEKYAVVEENEVRYEEYMVEDADIVLVAYGISSRVAKSAVDMARADGIKVGLLRPITLFPFPSRRIGELAEGGCTFISVEMSSGQMREDIRMASSCRDVELVNRMGGNLIELRDILRKIRELAGESND, encoded by the coding sequence ATGGCGACACAGATGGTTAAGGGTAACACCGCCGTGATAATAGGGGCCATGTATGCAGGCTGCGACTGCTACTTCGGCTACCCCATAACACCAGCAAGCGAGATACTGCACGAGGCCTCAAGGTACTTCCCCATGGTCGGGAGGAAGGTTGTACAGGCGGAATCAGAGGAGGCAGCCATAAACATGGTGTACGGTGCAGCAGCAGCCGGCCACAGGGTCATGACAGCATCCTCAGGGCCAGGTATGAGCCTCAAACAGGAGGGAATATCCTTCCTTGCAGGCGCAGAGCTCCCTGCGGTCATCGTGGATGTCATGAGGGCCGGACCTGGACTCGGAAACATCGGACCCGAGCAGGCAGATTACAACCAGCTGGTGAAGGGCGGTGGACATGGAAATTACAGAAACATCGTCCTTGCACCCAACAGTGTACAGGAGATGTGCGACCTCACAATGGAGGCCTTTGAGCTGGCAGACAAGTACAGGAACCCTGTTATAGTGCTCGCAGATGCCGTCCTGGGGCAGATGGCAGAGCCCCTCCGCTTCCCTGAAAGGGCCGTGGAGCACAGGCCAGACACATCATGGGCTGTCTGCGGCAGCAGGGAAACCATGAAGAACCTCGTAACCTCCATATTCCTTGACTTCGATGAACTCGAGGAGTTCAACTTCTACCTCCAGGAGAAGTACGCGGTGGTGGAGGAGAATGAGGTGAGATACGAGGAATACATGGTTGAGGATGCTGACATTGTACTCGTGGCGTACGGTATAAGCAGCAGGGTCGCGAAGAGCGCAGTTGACATGGCACGTGCAGATGGTATAAAGGTGGGTCTTCTGAGGCCCATAACGCTCTTCCCCTTCCCCTCAAGGAGGATTGGGGAGCTTGCAGAGGGTGGCTGCACCTTCATATCAGTTGAGATGAGCAGCGGCCAGATGAGGGAGGATATAAGGATGGCCTCCAGCTGCAGGGATGTTGAACTCGTAAACAGGATGGGTGGAAACCTCATAGAACTGAGGGATATACTCAGGAAGATCAGAGAACTCGCGGGGGAATCCAATGACTAA
- the afpA gene encoding archaeoflavoprotein AfpA, producing MTEKLTVAWCITGAGEKLTETYEIMKDIKKIYGDRIKIDVFISKAGDQVVKYYGLYRDLETSFDRKWVEINANSPFLAGQVQLGKYDFILVAPCTSNSTAKISLRIGDTLVTNAVIMAQKASVPVYIMPSDYSEGKVITTLPNGKKLELKITREDVEHVKRISGMDKTEVFSDPSRIYKIFEEWTYPKDQ from the coding sequence ATGACTGAAAAACTGACTGTTGCCTGGTGTATCACCGGGGCCGGGGAGAAACTGACTGAAACCTACGAAATAATGAAGGATATTAAAAAGATCTATGGGGACCGTATCAAAATCGACGTCTTCATATCCAAGGCAGGTGACCAGGTTGTCAAGTACTATGGCCTATACAGGGACCTTGAGACCAGCTTTGACAGGAAGTGGGTTGAGATAAACGCCAATTCGCCATTCCTTGCCGGGCAGGTCCAGCTTGGTAAGTATGACTTCATACTTGTGGCTCCCTGCACCTCCAACAGCACAGCCAAGATATCCCTGAGGATAGGGGATACCCTGGTTACAAATGCTGTTATAATGGCCCAGAAGGCATCTGTCCCTGTCTACATCATGCCATCGGACTACAGTGAGGGGAAGGTTATCACGACACTTCCAAACGGTAAGAAACTGGAACTCAAAATAACCAGGGAGGATGTTGAACACGTGAAGAGGATATCAGGGATGGATAAAACAGAGGTTTTCAGTGACCCCAGCAGGATCTACAAGATCTTTGAGGAGTGGACCTACCCCAAGGACCAATGA
- a CDS encoding adenosine-specific kinase: MEIKTVRIEPQEDLNLILGQSHFIKTVEDIYEAIVNTVPQAKFGVAFAEASGDCLVRHAGNDEELEELAAETILEIGAGHSFIVFLREAFPINILQRVKDVPEVVNIYCATANPVEVIIAETEQGRGILGVIDGSRPEGIEDEEDIAERKRFLRLIGYKF; encoded by the coding sequence ATGGAGATAAAGACGGTCAGGATAGAGCCCCAGGAGGACCTGAACCTGATACTCGGGCAGAGCCACTTCATAAAGACTGTTGAGGACATCTATGAGGCCATTGTGAACACGGTCCCCCAGGCAAAATTTGGGGTGGCATTTGCCGAGGCATCCGGGGACTGCCTCGTGAGGCATGCTGGAAATGATGAGGAACTTGAGGAGCTTGCAGCAGAGACCATTCTTGAAATTGGGGCAGGGCACTCGTTCATAGTGTTCCTCAGGGAAGCCTTCCCCATAAACATACTGCAGAGGGTAAAGGATGTTCCGGAGGTTGTTAACATCTACTGCGCCACCGCAAACCCCGTTGAGGTCATCATTGCCGAGACAGAGCAGGGGAGGGGGATCCTGGGGGTCATAGATGGCAGCAGACCTGAGGGTATAGAGGATGAGGAGGATATCGCCGAGAGAAAGAGGTTCCTCCGCCTTATAGGATACAAGTTTTAG
- a CDS encoding ABC transporter ATP-binding protein, whose amino-acid sequence MKAIEVRNLKKSFDGGKIRALNGVDLEVEMGEFISIMGPSGSGKSTLLNMIGALDVPDSGTIKVAGRDLSEERDLSRLRAEEIGFVFQLHNLIPSLTALENVEIPMFAVKHGNMEERAMELLEQVGLGDKADRRPTELSGGERQRVAIARALANNPSIILADEPTGALDSKTSKNILHMLQKLQEEEGVTLVVVTHEPHVAEMASRTIRILDGVIVG is encoded by the coding sequence ATGAAGGCCATAGAGGTGAGAAACCTTAAGAAGAGCTTTGACGGGGGTAAGATAAGGGCCCTTAATGGTGTTGACCTTGAAGTTGAGATGGGTGAGTTCATCTCAATCATGGGTCCATCGGGTTCAGGTAAATCCACCCTCCTCAACATGATAGGCGCCCTCGATGTCCCGGATTCAGGCACCATCAAAGTTGCCGGAAGGGATCTCTCAGAGGAGAGGGACCTGAGCCGTTTAAGGGCCGAGGAGATAGGCTTCGTGTTCCAGCTGCATAACCTCATACCCAGCCTCACCGCCCTTGAGAATGTTGAGATACCCATGTTCGCCGTGAAGCACGGTAACATGGAGGAGCGTGCAATGGAACTCCTTGAACAGGTTGGCCTCGGGGATAAGGCTGACCGGAGGCCCACGGAACTCTCTGGTGGTGAACGCCAGAGGGTTGCAATTGCCAGGGCCCTGGCCAATAACCCCTCAATAATCCTTGCGGATGAACCGACAGGGGCGCTTGACTCAAAGACAAGCAAAAATATACTCCATATGCTTCAGAAGCTCCAGGAGGAGGAGGGCGTTACCCTTGTTGTTGTCACCCATGAGCCCCATGTGGCTGAGATGGCCTCAAGGACCATAAGGATACTTGATGGTGTAATTGTGGGTTAA
- the vorC gene encoding 3-methyl-2-oxobutanoate dehydrogenase subunit VorC, whose amino-acid sequence MKKAYPVINRVECKACERCIIACPRKVLYMSSRINERGYHYVEYRGEGCNGCGNCYYTCPEINAIEVHIERCEDGDTDG is encoded by the coding sequence ATGAAGAAGGCCTACCCGGTAATAAACAGGGTCGAATGCAAGGCATGCGAGCGATGCATAATCGCATGCCCCAGGAAAGTGCTTTACATGAGCAGCAGGATCAACGAGAGGGGCTACCACTACGTTGAGTACCGTGGCGAGGGATGCAATGGCTGCGGAAACTGTTACTACACCTGCCCCGAGATCAACGCAATAGAGGTCCACATAGAGAGGTGTGAAGATGGCGACACAGATGGTTAA
- a CDS encoding AMP-binding protein, which produces MTALIHEFVNRVEFDSYEDFHDNFQIKIPENFNFAYDVVDRYAEIEPDKTAIVWCNDTGDEKTITFRELKELSDRAASFFTREGIGKGDTVMLTLKARYDFWYSLLGLHKIGAIAIPATHMLKEKDIVYRIREADIKMVVCIAEDGVPDVFDNAIDELGADIKRVIVGDLEREGWINLREELSNIPGDFQAPEDRPGGGDTLLVYFSSGTTGMPKMIEHDHTYPLGHIITAKYWQNVREDGLHYTVADTGWAKAMWGQIYGQWIAGSAVFVYDYDRFDPEKMLEKLEMYDITTFCAPPTIYRFLIKEDLSRYDLSGIEYAVTAGEPLNPEVFERFKEHTGLELMEGFGQTECVVCIANFPWMEPKPGSMGKPSPGYQVELVDRNGEPVDVGEEGEIVIKTEDGKPIGLFNGYYRNPEKTSEVWHDGYYHTGDTAWMDEDGYLWFVGRTDDIIKSSGYHIGPFEVESAIISHPSVLECAVTGYPDPIRGQVVKATVVLARGYEPSEELKKEIQDHVKRVTAPYKYPRIVEFVEELPKTISGKIRRVEIRQHDLEGDGENQ; this is translated from the coding sequence ATGACTGCTCTCATACATGAATTCGTTAACCGTGTTGAATTTGACTCCTACGAGGATTTCCATGATAATTTCCAGATAAAGATACCTGAAAACTTCAACTTCGCATACGACGTTGTCGATCGCTACGCAGAGATTGAACCTGATAAGACAGCCATCGTCTGGTGCAATGACACTGGAGATGAGAAAACAATCACATTCAGGGAGCTTAAGGAACTCTCAGACAGGGCGGCCAGTTTCTTCACCAGGGAGGGTATAGGGAAGGGTGACACTGTCATGCTGACCCTCAAGGCAAGGTACGACTTCTGGTACTCCCTCCTGGGACTCCACAAGATAGGCGCCATTGCAATACCAGCCACACACATGCTCAAGGAGAAGGACATCGTCTACCGTATAAGGGAAGCCGATATAAAGATGGTTGTCTGCATAGCAGAGGACGGTGTACCTGATGTATTTGACAATGCCATTGATGAACTCGGGGCAGACATTAAAAGGGTCATCGTCGGTGACCTTGAAAGGGAAGGATGGATAAACCTCAGGGAGGAACTCAGCAATATCCCCGGGGACTTCCAGGCCCCTGAAGATCGCCCCGGAGGAGGGGATACTCTGCTTGTGTACTTCTCATCAGGTACAACAGGTATGCCAAAGATGATAGAGCACGACCACACCTACCCCCTCGGCCACATAATAACCGCAAAGTACTGGCAGAACGTCAGGGAGGACGGCCTCCACTACACCGTCGCAGATACAGGCTGGGCCAAGGCCATGTGGGGACAGATCTATGGACAGTGGATAGCCGGAAGCGCCGTCTTTGTCTACGATTATGATCGTTTTGACCCTGAGAAGATGCTTGAGAAGCTTGAAATGTATGACATAACAACCTTCTGCGCCCCTCCAACCATATACAGGTTCCTCATAAAGGAGGACCTCTCACGCTACGACCTATCAGGTATAGAATACGCGGTAACAGCGGGGGAACCCCTCAACCCCGAGGTCTTTGAGAGGTTCAAGGAGCACACAGGCCTTGAGCTCATGGAGGGCTTCGGCCAGACAGAGTGCGTTGTGTGCATAGCAAACTTCCCCTGGATGGAACCAAAGCCTGGCTCAATGGGCAAACCATCACCAGGCTACCAGGTTGAACTTGTGGACAGGAACGGTGAACCCGTGGACGTGGGTGAAGAGGGCGAGATAGTCATAAAAACGGAGGATGGTAAACCGATAGGACTCTTCAACGGCTACTACAGGAACCCTGAGAAGACATCAGAGGTATGGCACGACGGCTACTACCACACAGGGGATACAGCCTGGATGGACGAGGACGGATACCTGTGGTTCGTTGGGAGAACCGACGACATAATCAAGAGTTCAGGTTACCATATAGGACCCTTTGAGGTTGAAAGCGCCATCATATCCCACCCATCGGTCCTTGAATGTGCAGTTACCGGCTACCCAGACCCCATAAGGGGACAGGTTGTCAAGGCAACCGTGGTACTTGCAAGGGGATATGAACCATCAGAGGAACTGAAGAAGGAGATACAGGACCATGTGAAAAGGGTGACAGCACCCTACAAGTACCCCAGGATAGTTGAATTTGTTGAGGAGCTACCCAAGACAATAAGCGGTAAGATAAGGCGTGTTGAGATCAGACAGCATGACCTTGAAGGAGACGGTGAAAACCAATGA